The DNA segment CACGGAACGGCGCGAGTGCGGGCGTGGTGGCGGGGCAGGGGCCGTCTGCTCAGGTCGGTGCCGGGCACCCCAAGGTCAGGGCCCGGCAGAGGCCCCGGGGGGTTCCCGGCCGTGCCGTGACCCCCCCGCACcccttgcagagcagctctcGGTGCGGCTGGCAGGAGGCCCTGGGCGCTGCCGGGGGTACCTGGAGGTGTCCTACAACGGCACCTGGGGCCGTGTCTGCGCTACCGGCACCAGCACCGACACCGGCACCGCCGTCTGCcgccagctgggctgtgggcaccGGGGCTGGctctcagctgtccccaccCAGCAGCCGTCCCTGGCGTGGCTGGCCTGGGTGGGCTGTGAGGACGGGGCCCGCTCGCTCTGGGGGTGCCCCTCGGCCCcctggcacctgcagagctgtggcaccGGCGGCTACGCCCAAGTGGAGTGTGAGGAGGACGGCGATGGCACCTCTGAGGGACGCACTACCCCATATCCGGAgggtgccaccagcacaggtAGCTCTGCCCGTGCCTGCATCCCCCAACGCAGGCTGGCTGGGATCCCCCTCCCCTCACTGcctgcctgtgtccccacaggtgtccccagcAGATCGCCCTCAGCAGTGGCCGTGGGGACTGTGCCTGTGCCCACTGTGCTGTGCGTGGTGCTGGGGACGctgctgtgcctgtccctgggtgccctggccctgctgctgtgccgtGCCCGTGCCCGGCGCCGAGGTGTGTCCCGGTGGATGGGGGTGGGGACAGATCCGGTCTGGGGGCCTAGAGGCTCCTGTCCTGTGGAACAGCTCTGAAGGTGGCCGGGGTGATCCCGGTGCCACCCACAGGGCCCAGGGCCCCAGGTAAGTGCTGCATCTggttccaggccctggcagagctgcagatgcCATCTCCAACGCTGTCTACGAGGAGCTGGATTACAAAGCCGTGCCAGAGTACCAGGAGGTGCCCACTCCCCCAGGTGGGTGCCGCCCTTGTGCCCCGGCTGTGCTCGGAGTGAAGGCTCTGCCTGACAGCCCCACGGCACCTCCGGGTCctggtggccctgctgtggTTCCTGGccatgggctgtgggtgccccTGGGTGCCACAGCGGCCCCGCTCTGTAGCGTGAGGTTCTGTCACCTGCAGAGCCGCTTGTGGCCACCCCCAAGTCCCTGTTTGTCCCCTGCAGGTTCCCTGTCGGAGGGACGGGTGAAGAAGCTGCCGTATTACACCGGGGACAGCGTGGAGGGGAGTGACACCGAGGCAGCCCCAGGTAGGGCCACAGggcaggagcccagcagggagagctggggacagggggcacaCCCCGGttggggggctgaggggacaaATCCTTCCCCCCTTGTTAGTGTGCAGAGAGACATCGCCTTTCCCTGTGGGTCCACAgggcctccagcagctgcccagtgGAAAGGCTGGCGGgtgtggcacagccagagccctgccagggacacTGGTCACTGCCATGGACCCCTCTGATTTTCCCAGATCCCCCTGACCGGCCCGAGCAAGGAACCCCGGAGGGCTACGACGATGTCCTGGATGTGCCACAGGaggcccctgctcccagcactggggacatcTCTGAGGGAGTGGCACGGCAGAAGTCGATCTGTGTCCTCCCCACAGGTGAGAGGGCTCACAGCTGCCCTGTCCCCTTTGCAGAGCCACTCCAGGGCAGGGTTTGTGTGTGGGGGCAGGCAGGGCCCCAGCACAGATCCATGGGTGCCGTGGTCTGACCCCCGGTGGGGTCCGTCAGGGGGCACACGTTGCTGCCTGCCCCTCAGGCACCTTTCCGTGCTGTCCCCAAGGTGGGATCTGctcccctccatgtcccccagGAGCAACAACAGACTTCTCAGATCCGAGCCCAGGGAACACGGACTATGACGATGTGAGCGGCAGCGCCCCGGCGACACTGCCATGAGGATGTCCTGGCCatgccacagccctggggacacgtgTGTGGCAGTGCGGTggggccctgtgcccagggaggtctggccctgcccatggaagtCATCCCTCGCTGTGCAGCgctgcaggaaagcagctcctgTGTAGGGATTTCCTTTGATTTCAGtttaaatttcccatttttccgtATTAAAAGCCAAACTGGTCAGAAACTCACTCCCAGGCCTGGAAGCTCATTCTGGGGCTGGCATTTCCATCCCATGTACGCTTTTGGTTGGCGATGTGAGACAGGAACTGGAAGCAGAAACACATccctggggatggtgggctgtGGGGGGAGGGCTGAGGAGGATTGCTGGGCTTGTCTGCAGGGCCTTTATTTATCGCTGCCAAATGCACAGAAGCGATGCCAGCAACAgcaaggggaaaagggagagggcaGGAGCCGGAGCCCACCCCGCAGGTGCCGCAGGATCTCCTCCCCGTGCCCCGCGGGTggggcaggctcagccccaCTCTCAGCGccgagagctgggctgggaagggctctggTTGTTGGAAGGACTTTTCCTAAAGGAGGGGAGGTCTCCTGAAGGAGGGGAGCGCCTTCCTGCCCCCCGGCAGCAGCCCGCGGTTGCAGGGCAGCCGGGCCATGGCCCCTGGCTGCGGCACGTCGTGCTCCAGGAGGCTCCCGATCTTCAGGGCGGGCTGCAGAGCCCGGAGGGCGTCCAGTtcctgcagcagggcctggctgaAGCCGTCCGTGCTCAGCCTGGGCGtggaggaggcaggagaagaggagaaggtGCTGGAGCTTGTGGGGAGGGAGGTGCTGACCCAGCACCTGACCCTGGATGCCGCTGCGGCCCTGCCTGTCCCGCAGCCTGCGCTGCCCGGCTCGGGAATGGCGGGCACGGAAGGGAAGGTGGCAGGGCCCTCACTCACCCCAGGCTCCGCAGCGGGCAGGCGGGATGccggagctgctggcagagctgcaggacgCCGTGGGCTCCCAACTCGTTGTCACTCAGGTCCAGGCAGGTGAGACGGGGCCCGTGCAGCAGCCgcgcagccagggctgggcaggaggcGCCCGCCAGCCGGCAGCTGCCCAGCCTGTGGGAGCGAGGGAAACAGGGAAGGAGGGCTTTGACCTCTGCTCCCTcggctgctgcaggtgggaagTAGAAAGCTCTGGACAGGTAGGAAAGAGCATTGGCCCATCCTGCAGCCCCTTTACCGCAGTATCTGTAGTGGGCAGGCGCAGTGCTGGAGCCCCTCACACAGCAGCTCCACGCCGGTATCGCGCAGGTCCTCGCTGAAGGAcaaatccagctcctccaggcaggTGTTAGtacccagcacagcagcaaggTCCTCACAGCTGGCACTGGTGATGCGGGTATACCGCAGCCTGATGGGAATCCCCGGGAAAACCCTCAGAGACTCCTCAGTGCCTTCACTGCCATCCCACCATGGTGACAGTCTCCACCCTTGTGCCACAACCTTGGCGCTCCTTGCCTTGGAAGTGTGTGACACAGTCACGATGCCACCCCAGGGGGACCCTTTGGCGTGCCTCCCAAGCTCTCAGGTCTGAGATGCCTGAGAGATTCTGGAGGTGCTCACCTCAGGATGCGCAGGCGGCTGCCCGCAGTCCGCAGCCCCTCACAGAGGAGGCGCACACCACTGTCACCCAGAGAGCTGTCAGCCACCTCCAGGTGGGCCAGTCCCGGGTGCTCCGCCAGCAGCGCTGCCAGCTCCGCACAGCAGCTTTCGGACAGCTGGCACCACTGCAGCCTGCGGGAGAGCACGGAGAACGGGGGTCAACACAcctcacctgtcctggctgctcAACTGCCCACCAAACCTGAGGGACAACACCCACCCTCAGGTACAGAGGGTCTGACCTCTTACTGGCTGCTTGCCATTgtgcctggggagcagcagggcagcaccaaTCCTCTCGCCCACTGCACTATGGTTCAGGTGTGCCCACCCACAGCCCGGATCCCAGCCCCGGTTTGGGCTCTGTGTGCGTCTCTCACCGGAGCACCTGCAGGGCGCTGTCCCGGTGCCGCAGAGCCCGGCAGAGCAGGTGGATGGGGCAGGGCATCTCCTCCTTCCGCTGCACGACGAGGGCACCAGGATGTCCTCCGGCTCCTGAGActccagagctgcagggtgACAGAGCCGCAGGGCACGCGCAGCCCTCAGTGGTGATGGCAGCTCCCGGTTCTGACACCAGCACACAACCTCCCTGCCCCGAGCAgagcctccagctcctccacagAGACCTTTGTGGCTTTGGAGGTGGGAAGGACCTTGAGCATTGCTGCTGGAGCCACCGGGGGAGATGTAAGGTAAGTCATGGTGTGCACTTAACATTCCAGCACCAGGGATCTCCCTTTGAGGGGGAGAAGGGTGACACGGGAAGCCAGAGTGACAGCTGGGCACAGACGGGCCTGGCTAGGTCGAGCCAAGAACTCCACCACCATCAATCCCACAGTGGGCAGTGGATGGAGAAGCCCATGTGTTCCTTATTCTCCCTAGGAATAAGTAAATTCTCCACTGAGGAACCAAACACCCAGCGAAAGGCCAAGCTGGTGTTCGGTGGGGAGGAGATGAATCATCCTTTGGGGtagagaaagaaattttttgcaGCTCTGGGTCATTAAGCAAGGAGGACCAGGACTTACCAAGGCACTGAtgcatccagctctgcctcAGGATCCTGCCAGTGGAAGAAGCATCCCTGGAGAGTGatggagcccagcccagcccagtgctGGATGCAGAAGGAAAGAGCCATCTGGTCGTACAGGGTCAGCTTGGTGTCGTGCAAGTCCAGGTCAGTGAAGTGACCCAATGCACTTTCTGCAAAGCTCTTCTCGTTCATCTCAAACAAGAAGTGGAAAGTGTCCATCTCTGAAATCTTCAGTGCTTGGCTAGGGTGGGAGAGGCCTCTGTGCCTCCCCTgaagccactccagcagctcttccctggcTCGTGGTGAAATTCTGCACCCAAAGGTTTTGTCCATGTACTCCATGGATTTCTGGCTGACCAGACCAAAGAGGAATAGCACTGTTACGTTCAAATCCTTTCTGGACTTGTAGCTTTCTAACAATTTATTTACATCCTTCTCAAGCCTCCCCGAGCTGCTGACTGTTTCCCCATCATCCTCCAGAACATAAAACAGTGCTGCAAAAAACTCCTGGAGGTGCAGGTGGGTGAAGGCATAGACACTCCCATtgtcttctccttttcttgGGATCCTTTCATTGAGGAAGTAGGGGAGAAGACCTGGCTGGTCCAAGCCATAGTCCttgatttccttttcctcaAAGAGCACCTTGTGCTTCCAGATACCCTCAGCAGCCAAGGAGCAAAGCTGGAGTAGGAACTGCTGGAGGACCTGTGGGTTGTCTCTGCCCCTGTGCTTCAGTAACTGGGAGAGGTAGAACATTGTCATCCCTGTAGTGGCTTTGGAGCACTCAAGGAGGTTTTTCTTCCCACAAAGCTCTTGTTCAAGGATGGTGCAGATGGTCCAGCTCATGATAGGGATGACACACAAGCTATAGAGGATCTCATTGCCTCTGACAAACCTGAAGGCCACATCTGCTTTTCTGGGGTTCTCAAAATACTGGTGGAAATACTCCTTCCTCCTGGCTGCTGAAAATCCCAGTATCTCCATGTAATGCTCACCCTTCAGGCACTGCCTCAGGCTTCCAAGAGCCATTGGCCTCATGGTGATGAGCAAAGAGGCTTTGGGGAGCACAGTCTTCTTCAACAAGCTCATGAGGGTGAGCTCCAGTGGCTTCACCTCTCTGGGAtcagagctcagctcagcttCGGGCTGAACCAAGGAAAACCCCAGGGCCTCGAAGCCATCAAAAATGAACAGGATCTTCTTCTGGTCATCCAGGATCTTCCCAGCCGGCACttgcagagcaggacagcaTTGTGAAACCAGGTCTGCCACGCTGGCTTCCATGGGAAGGGTGATGGCTTTGCAGTCAATGCAGAAGACAAAGTCAAACTGTGTGTGGAGTGTCCCTTCTCCCCACTCCACCATCACCTTCCTGACCATCGTTgtcttccccatccctggggctccCACCAGCACCACGACCTGCGGGGTTTGCCCGTCCCCGCCGGGTTCAAACAGCGCGGTGGTGGCGGCGACTGCTCCGCTGCCGGCGCTGGCACATCCCTGGCCGGTTCCCACGGCTCCATCCTTGGCTCCGTGCTTGCCCCGAGGCTCCCTGGTGATGGTCAGTGGGGTGAAGCGGCTGTGGAAGGATGGGCTCTCCCTGGGACAGGCGCCCAGCTCCCTGTCCTGGCGGGACTCCCAGCCCATGTGCTCTCTGCTGTCCCACCTGTGCTCTGTGCCGAGAGGAGCAGGGTCAGTCCCCAGCTCAGACATTCCCCACCagcccacctctgctcccaacACACAAGCAGCCGCCTATTTCAATGCTCAGTTCTTTCCTAAGTCTGGCTGGGACACTAGGGACACAATTTGTGAGGATTTGGGGACTCTGGTAGGTTGGGCGTTCTCCTTCCAGGTCCCGATCCTGATCTATCAACCCTTGTTTTATCATTCTCATCCACCTGGGAGCAAATGCAactgcctggggctgcctgcagcctcTAATTCAGGGGACACAGGGGCTGTCAGCTTCCAGGGGACAACGGCACTGTCCCTGGGCTCCTGAGCACAGATCTCCGGAGAGACATCCTTAATCCCCACCCCAGGAGGAAAGAATATGCCAAGCTGGCTGCCAGAGCACtgggtgagctttaaggtcacttccaacctaaaccattctgtgattttaaacaATGCAATTATCGAGGAATTACAAGCCCATGTCATTCACTGCAGGGATGAGCTGCCTGGACAGAGCTGGTGACCCTGAGCCCAGAATAGCTTCAACAAGGAGTGCCCAGGACTGAACTCAGGCCCATGCCAGCTGGTAGGGAGGCTTCAGGTGAGGCTGGTCAGCATTCCAGGCTATTAATAGTATCCCAGGGGGAGCAGGGCTTGGATTTTCACTGCAAGGacttcctgctgccagggaagcccacctTGGCTGCTGCAGCAAGTCATTCCACTGTGAGAAATGTCCTTCATCCTGCTGTCCCGGGAGTTTGAGGTACGGACAAACGGTGCTGTCTGAAGAGCCACGGGGTTTTGCTGCTGCGTggcctttttccccctctccagccGTGGGTGGGTTGTAACTGGGGCTCtagggagggagagaggcttCTTTAGGATCTTTGGATGCTCAGGGATGAAAGGGGTGTGGTGACCTGTGCTGTGACCTGCTCTCCTGGTTTGTCTGCTCATTTATGAACAGGGCACCTGTGTCTGGATTAGGAGGGGGTAACCCTCTTGCtgactttattttctgtgaatgatgattttctttccattatggaaaaaaaaaaaagcttcaggaTGATATGTTTAGTAAAGCAGCCCGTGAAGGATACTGGAGAAGGGGAAAGGATGTCTTAAGGCACATTGGGAGTTAAAGGACTCCTTATGGACTCCTTAtttccctgctcagagccagaCATCACACTGTCCCTCCTGCTTACAGGATGTCAAATAATTCTGGTGACAACTGTTTATCTCTAAAGGAAATGGTTTCGAGCTtgtcaggggagatttagaCTGAATATTGAgtaaaatttcttcactgaaagggttgtccAGTCCTGgtacagctgcccagggcagtggtggagtccccatccctggagggatttaaaagccatgtggatgtggcacttggggacttGGGATAGTGATGGCCTTAGGCAGTGGTGGGGAATGTTTGATCCTGATAACCTCAGAGGGCTTGAACAATTCCATGAGTCTATGTTCCTTCCCATGGATGCTGCTGCCACCAACATTCCCCTGTGGGTTTTGCAGGCAGGAGCTCCCCAGGAACCAGGGCTGTCCTTATCCCTGCTAACTCCTCCTGGGAGGTGCTGTGAGCTGAGGGGGAGGGGGCAATTCCAGCAGCACCGTTTCTAAAGGTTTCCCACTCCTTCTGACCTTGAAAAAGCCATTTTCACCTTGCTGTGTCTCAGCCGGGGTTGCTGCTTGCTGTGCCTGCACTGTGTTAGGGGGGATGTGACTCTGCCACGGGGAGACGAGGGAAGTGTATTGTTTTTacagcttttcctttgcttcccttCTCCTacctcagtaaaaaaaaaaaaaaagtttacattCAGAATTTAAATATAACATGAATCCCGGTCCAAGGCGTGTGAGAGCATCACGTGGGGCTGTTTATCTCCTAAGGCAGAGGCAGAGTGTGTGAACATAAGGAAACCACTGCCAGAACCCCTCATCCAGGCTCTGGGAACAAGACCCTGAGGTTTCCACTTGCAGGaggctccctccctcctcctgccaccTTGAGGATATTCCTGCCTGATACAGAAGTAGCAAAGAGATTTTGCTAGGGAAGTGGCAGTTTGGGGGTGTCACCTGCATTAAACTGTGGATTTCCACCAGCTTTGCAGGAAttcagcccctctgctgctgtcaTTAGATCAGCAGATCTGGGAGGCGTTAGGAAGGGGAAGCAGCTGTTTGGAGCCATGGAAaggtcctggctgtgcctggcacAAGTCTCTGAAAGAGCAGGgagtgctggcactgctgggaccagacagggagcagagggaacatCAGCATCAGCCACAGCTAATCCTGTCTGTGCCAGTCTGTCTGAGCCAAGCTGGCTCCTGGAGCCAAGCATTACAGAAGGAATAACCTTGCTCATCCCTGTCCCGAGGGGCTGTGGGTagctgcatcccaaagcagcccCTGGAAGCACAGCATGTCCTGGGAGATTTGAGTTCTTGCCTCCAGCTCCTCATTCTGCAGCTCTCTTCAAACAGGCAGGACTTTTCTTTGCAGTGGGATTTAAGCAACCTGAGTATTTTTTTAGACATGACATGCAcctggctgggcactggtggaTGGTTGGTGGGTACTGAGTAGCTGATGGAGGCAGATGGGCAAGTAGCACACAGCCCGATTTGCTCTGAAATAAGGGCTAAAAGAGCTCCAGATAATCCCAGAACCTGCTGAGGTTTGGGATACGAGCAGGAAgtgacacagggatgggaatttgAATGGGAACCTGTACCTGGTTGGAGGGGTGAGGCTATAACAGAGAGGGCTCTTTGCTTTTAGctgatgaggatgaggaagaggtGGGTGTGTCTGGCAGTGCCTGGCTGGGTGACAGCACTCTGCAGTGGGACTGGGCTGCGTGCCCAGCTCTGGTCTGTAAAGGGGTGTCAAACAAGGAGCAgtctggggaaaagggaagcagagctggcacagaaCTACCCCAAGGTGCAATATTTCAGTGTTCTCCCTGCACTGTGCAGAGCTTCTCCTTGGCAAGTCAGTTTTATATTCCTTAACTTACTGCCAGGGACTATCTCAGTTGGAAATGCCTTATCCTGATGGGGGGAGGCTCATACTCCTGTTGCCTGTGGTCCACAGAGGCATCCCAATTTATCAGGCTGGCCTGCTCCAGGTATTTTTCCCAGCGTGTCCTCCCCACTTCATTGCTGTGTTTCAAGTAATTGCTGCAAATCCAGGCAGGATTTGGAGGACAAACAaatggagcagcagaggggTCAGCGCCGCAGGGACAACCCTGAACTGCTGAGCCAGCTCAGCCCCAAAAGACAGAGGATGTGGAGATGCAGCTGGGCTGCCTTTACCACCCTGCGGCCCCCCCTTGGCATCCCGCCCCTCCAGATCTCAGCCCTTCCCTCTGGATTGGAGCGCCCTCTCcccccctccctgctctccatcttCATGCAGTCTGCAGAGGTGCATTGTGGGAAACTCCCAAGTTTCCCCCCCCcctctgcctgcctccctccctcctctctgcGCAAGAGCCAGCTCCCGAGGTGTGACTCGTCCGGCCGGAGGACAGAGGTAAGGGGATGCCGCTGGGATATGGGGCGCGGGGTGGAAGGGCCGGGGATCCCGGCTCCGGGATGTGCGGATGTCCTGCGCAGGGCGACAAAGAAAAATGGAGACGTGGAGCGACCTGCCCAAGGTGAGTGTGCACCTCCTGCAGCCGCCCGGGATGCAGGCCGGGGGCTGCCATAGCGGCTGCCTCTGGAGCCGGCACCCCACAGCTTTCCCCGTAAGAGGCGGAAAGTGCCTTTTGGACCCCAGACAAGGAGCACGGTGAGGATGGCCGGCCCCGAGGGGCTCCCTGCCCGTCCCAGCTCTCATGTATTGCTCCCTGAAGGTCAGGCAGCCACGGAAAGTGTTTCTGCTAATGCACGGGTGCCTCCTGCCCGCTTCCTGCCCGCAgcttcctgctgcctgcacGTACCTGCAGCCTCCGCCGCCTTTGCGAGCTGTGCCGCCCAGCCCGAGCGGAGCCTTTCCGCCTGAtccgagccgggccgggccgggccgggccaaGGAGAGGCCCTGGATGCCGCAGCAGGGGAAGCGGAGCCGGCCATGTGCCGGAAACAgggctgctgggagggaggaggggaagcagcagcccGGGCTGAGCCCCTCCAGCCTCGGCGGCAGAGCTGCTGCGCCTCCCCGGAAGGTTTTAGGCGGTTTTCCAGCTGCTTTCCCTCTCCCATCTGTATGGACCGTGGGATTTCTTTGCCTTTTGCTCTGCCTCCCTCACAAAGGGAAATCtgcccccaaaaaacccaacagggaGAAAGATGGCAGAGGCAAGAGTGAATATTGCACCGAAGGAGTGGGAGAGGGGTGGGTACCAGACCAGGCCTCCTGAGTCACCAGGGAGGAAAAGCTTTGGGAATGTCTCAGGCTCCTCAGTCTGATGTCCCTGCTCTCTCTGCATCCGTGTGCATCCCTGTGATGTGTGTTGTCAGGGACCTGTTGATTTGCTCCTGTTTAGTTCTCTGTCCCTCTGGTGGCTTCTGGGGAGGTGCaaagggagaaagaagagga comes from the Taeniopygia guttata chromosome 5, bTaeGut7.mat, whole genome shotgun sequence genome and includes:
- the LOC100227788 gene encoding NACHT, LRR and PYD domains-containing protein 3 isoform X1; translation: MGEGKQLENRLKPSGEAQQLCRRGWRGSARAAASPPPSQQPCFRHMAGSASPAAASRASPWPGPARPGSDQAERLRSGWAAQLAKAAEAAEHRWDSREHMGWESRQDRELGACPRESPSFHSRFTPLTITREPRGKHGAKDGAVGTGQGCASAGSGAVAATTALFEPGGDGQTPQVVVLVGAPGMGKTTMVRKVMVEWGEGTLHTQFDFVFCIDCKAITLPMEASVADLVSQCCPALQVPAGKILDDQKKILFIFDGFEALGFSLVQPEAELSSDPREVKPLELTLMSLLKKTVLPKASLLITMRPMALGSLRQCLKGEHYMEILGFSAARRKEYFHQYFENPRKADVAFRFVRGNEILYSLCVIPIMSWTICTILEQELCGKKNLLECSKATTGMTMFYLSQLLKHRGRDNPQVLQQFLLQLCSLAAEGIWKHKVLFEEKEIKDYGLDQPGLLPYFLNERIPRKGEDNGSVYAFTHLHLQEFFAALFYVLEDDGETVSSSGRLEKDVNKLLESYKSRKDLNVTVLFLFGLVSQKSMEYMDKTFGCRISPRAREELLEWLQGRHRGLSHPSQALKISEMDTFHFLFEMNEKSFAESALGHFTDLDLHDTKLTLYDQMALSFCIQHWAGLGSITLQGCFFHWQDPEAELDASVPCSGVSGAGGHPGALVVQRKEEMPCPIHLLCRALRHRDSALQVLRLQWCQLSESCCAELAALLAEHPGLAHLEVADSSLGDSGVRLLCEGLRTAGSRLRILRLRYTRITSASCEDLAAVLGTNTCLEELDLSFSEDLRDTGVELLCEGLQHCACPLQILRLGSCRLAGASCPALAARLLHGPRLTCLDLSDNELGAHGVLQLCQQLRHPACPLRSLGLSTDGFSQALLQELDALRALQPALKIGSLLEHDVPQPGAMARLPCNRGLLPGGRKALPSFRRPPLL
- the LOC100227788 gene encoding NACHT, LRR and PYD domains-containing protein 3 isoform X2, whose amino-acid sequence is MKDISHSGMTCCSSQEHRWDSREHMGWESRQDRELGACPRESPSFHSRFTPLTITREPRGKHGAKDGAVGTGQGCASAGSGAVAATTALFEPGGDGQTPQVVVLVGAPGMGKTTMVRKVMVEWGEGTLHTQFDFVFCIDCKAITLPMEASVADLVSQCCPALQVPAGKILDDQKKILFIFDGFEALGFSLVQPEAELSSDPREVKPLELTLMSLLKKTVLPKASLLITMRPMALGSLRQCLKGEHYMEILGFSAARRKEYFHQYFENPRKADVAFRFVRGNEILYSLCVIPIMSWTICTILEQELCGKKNLLECSKATTGMTMFYLSQLLKHRGRDNPQVLQQFLLQLCSLAAEGIWKHKVLFEEKEIKDYGLDQPGLLPYFLNERIPRKGEDNGSVYAFTHLHLQEFFAALFYVLEDDGETVSSSGRLEKDVNKLLESYKSRKDLNVTVLFLFGLVSQKSMEYMDKTFGCRISPRAREELLEWLQGRHRGLSHPSQALKISEMDTFHFLFEMNEKSFAESALGHFTDLDLHDTKLTLYDQMALSFCIQHWAGLGSITLQGCFFHWQDPEAELDASVPCSGVSGAGGHPGALVVQRKEEMPCPIHLLCRALRHRDSALQVLRLQWCQLSESCCAELAALLAEHPGLAHLEVADSSLGDSGVRLLCEGLRTAGSRLRILRLRYTRITSASCEDLAAVLGTNTCLEELDLSFSEDLRDTGVELLCEGLQHCACPLQILRLGSCRLAGASCPALAARLLHGPRLTCLDLSDNELGAHGVLQLCQQLRHPACPLRSLGLSTDGFSQALLQELDALRALQPALKIGSLLEHDVPQPGAMARLPCNRGLLPGGRKALPSFRRPPLL